The following coding sequences lie in one Heyndrickxia oleronia genomic window:
- a CDS encoding RidA family protein: MMRKAIQAKGTVASGPYSHAVDAGDYIFLSGQTAMNTASTENKPSDIAEQTEQCFKNLLAVLKEANLTLDDVVKVNVYLTDMKNFSAMNEVYEKQFSKPFPARTCVAVLALPLGADVEIEMIAKRS; the protein is encoded by the coding sequence ATGATGAGAAAGGCAATTCAAGCAAAGGGGACAGTTGCTTCAGGTCCTTATTCACACGCGGTAGATGCTGGAGATTACATATTTTTATCCGGACAAACGGCAATGAACACGGCCTCAACAGAGAACAAGCCAAGTGATATTGCAGAGCAAACAGAACAATGCTTTAAAAATTTATTAGCGGTGTTAAAAGAGGCAAATCTAACTCTAGATGATGTTGTAAAAGTTAATGTATATTTAACCGATATGAAAAACTTTTCTGCAATGAATGAAGTATATGAAAAACAGTTTTCAAAGCCATTTCCTGCAAGAACCTGTGTTGCAGTATTAGCACTTCCTTTAGGAGCAGATGTTGAAATTGAAATGATTGCAAAAAGATCATAA
- a CDS encoding MFS transporter has translation MDTEVIRKKDDYVKTKFKIPYWWKVVLAFSLGWMFINANKYFLNPILDNIGLEYHLNNSQLGLVNSIFFLTYTIAQIPAGSFSDKFGRKKLLVIGFILYGVLTGISGLMAGFTGFLVARAVAGLASATYYGPQFALSSEAIPAKNRTVGSAIINSGSGIGIALGFILSSTLVLDMGMSWRIPFYIFGVLTVLIGIFISLMVKEKKDMKEAPPIGTAESEEKVSVLSLLKNRNLLVVFLVLFCSIYGFTVVVTWLPKYLLTERGFVGSEVGLISALVPLTAIPGALLFSYLTDKWGKKKPFAFILIPIAAIALWATVYVKSVPLLIIALVIYGLFGKIALDPLLIAAVSENVKQKNYGVAFSLYNFMGMLSSVIAPFFTGLLADLTGSMASGFYSAVIILILGLVIMMFFKEGKKNVRV, from the coding sequence ATGGATACAGAAGTAATAAGAAAAAAAGATGATTATGTTAAAACAAAGTTTAAAATACCATATTGGTGGAAAGTAGTACTTGCCTTTTCATTAGGTTGGATGTTTATAAACGCGAATAAGTATTTTTTAAATCCTATCTTGGACAATATTGGTCTTGAGTACCATCTGAACAATTCTCAATTAGGTTTGGTAAATAGTATTTTCTTTTTAACATATACAATAGCACAAATACCAGCTGGCTCTTTTAGTGATAAATTTGGCAGGAAGAAGCTTCTTGTAATTGGTTTTATTTTATATGGGGTATTGACGGGCATCTCTGGGTTAATGGCTGGTTTTACAGGGTTTTTAGTTGCTAGGGCAGTTGCGGGACTAGCCTCTGCCACTTATTATGGTCCACAATTTGCCTTATCCTCTGAAGCCATTCCAGCAAAAAATAGAACAGTTGGAAGTGCTATCATCAATAGCGGATCAGGGATAGGAATTGCATTGGGCTTTATTCTGTCAAGTACATTAGTATTGGATATGGGGATGAGCTGGAGAATTCCTTTTTATATTTTTGGAGTACTAACCGTTCTCATCGGTATTTTTATTTCACTAATGGTTAAAGAGAAAAAGGATATGAAAGAAGCCCCTCCAATAGGGACTGCTGAATCTGAAGAGAAGGTATCGGTTCTTTCGTTATTAAAGAATCGTAATCTATTGGTCGTCTTTCTAGTTCTATTTTGCTCAATCTATGGTTTTACTGTTGTAGTAACATGGCTTCCGAAATATTTATTAACTGAAAGGGGATTTGTCGGTAGTGAAGTTGGGCTGATTTCAGCTTTAGTACCATTAACTGCTATACCTGGTGCTTTACTTTTTAGTTATTTAACGGATAAATGGGGGAAGAAGAAGCCATTTGCATTTATTTTGATTCCGATTGCAGCTATCGCATTATGGGCAACGGTTTATGTTAAGAGTGTTCCACTTCTTATTATAGCATTAGTGATCTATGGATTATTTGGTAAAATAGCCCTTGATCCACTCTTAATTGCTGCTGTTTCAGAGAATGTTAAACAAAAGAATTATGGTGTGGCATTTAGTCTGTATAACTTTATGGGTATGCTTTCTTCAGTCATTGCACCATTTTTTACAGGTCTGCTCGCAGATCTAACAGGTAGCATGGCTTCGGGCTTTTACTCTGCAGTAATCATTCTTATTTTAGGACTTGTCATTATGATGTTTTTTAAAGAAGGAAAGAAAAATGTCCGTGTTTAA
- the arcC gene encoding carbamate kinase yields the protein MSKKIVLAIGGNAIIKEGQKGTLEEQQKNINESCEPVLGLIEQGNTVVITHGNGPQVGNSLIKTEMAKSVIPEYPLDVLDAETQGNLGYLIQQAFRNKMKERNINKTVATVVTQSVVSKDDPAFNNPTKPIGPFYTKEEMDKILETEEITFVEDSGRGYRRVVPSPKPIHIVEKEAIEALLDKEITVITAGGGGIPVIEENGALKGTDAVIDKDFASALLAAEINADYLFILTGVEQVAIHFGTPQQQNLFEMTIDEAIRYMDEGHFPKGSMGPKIEAAILFLKKGGKNVIITSMDKLQDALEGKTGTRVTL from the coding sequence ATGAGTAAAAAGATTGTACTAGCCATCGGAGGAAATGCCATTATTAAAGAAGGCCAAAAAGGTACTCTTGAAGAACAACAAAAAAATATTAATGAAAGCTGTGAACCTGTTCTTGGTTTAATTGAACAAGGAAATACAGTTGTTATCACTCATGGTAATGGTCCACAGGTTGGAAATTCATTAATCAAAACAGAAATGGCTAAATCTGTGATCCCTGAATATCCACTTGATGTTTTAGATGCAGAGACTCAAGGTAATTTAGGTTATTTAATTCAACAAGCTTTTAGAAATAAAATGAAAGAACGTAACATCAATAAAACTGTTGCAACTGTTGTTACACAATCTGTAGTGTCTAAGGATGATCCTGCATTCAATAACCCTACAAAGCCGATTGGCCCATTCTATACAAAAGAAGAAATGGATAAGATTCTTGAAACAGAAGAAATTACTTTTGTTGAGGACAGTGGTCGTGGATATAGACGTGTTGTTCCTTCTCCAAAACCAATTCACATTGTTGAAAAAGAAGCAATTGAAGCTTTACTTGACAAAGAAATTACTGTTATTACTGCAGGTGGTGGCGGTATTCCTGTCATTGAAGAAAATGGAGCTCTTAAGGGTACAGATGCAGTTATCGACAAAGACTTTGCAAGTGCATTATTAGCTGCAGAAATCAATGCAGATTATTTATTCATTTTAACAGGTGTTGAGCAAGTTGCGATTCATTTTGGTACACCTCAACAACAAAATTTATTTGAAATGACAATTGATGAAGCAATTCGTTATATGGATGAAGGACATTTTCCAAAAGGAAGCATGGGTCCAAAAATCGAAGCTGCTATTCTTTTCTTGAAAAAAGGTGGCAAAAACGTAATTATTACATCAATGGATAAGCTTCAAGATGCATTAGAAGGTAAAACTGGTACACGTGTCACATTATAA
- the fdrA gene encoding acyl-CoA synthetase FdrA — protein MLQTIIKENSYQDSVNLMLLTNKISTMDGVNKVQIMMGTPANKDIFKNAGLHTEELEKAAANDMCIVVDTDSEDTIQVLLEEVDNYLNNQAISSSKQDFETVNTWNKALKELPNANIAIISTPGQYAAEEAEKALDNDLHVLIFSDNVSIEDERRIKEKAHEKGLLVMGPDCGTEIVSGVPLAFANVVKQGKIGVVGASGTGIQEVTKEIDRLGGGVSHAIGTGGRDLSEKIGAITMLDAIRALAAHKQTEIITLISKPPAKEVRDEVVQLLQSVSKPVVAIFLGEEPHDHEGNIYYANTLEETAAISVDLAKGNAVKPNYYTTNIEVPAVDLKPEQKTIKGLYSGGTLGYEAATLISRGLNLESSDHHEDGYLLKANGFEVADLGDDIYTQGKPHPMIDPDTRIKFFQKAAQDDSTAIILFDVVLGYGSHEDMAGALIPGIKKIQEDAKAKGKNIYFVGTVCGTDIDPQGLDEQKAKLEEAGVILRDSNNQAIRTALAMLNIQIEEKDKKVVPVKEAVEKVEITVSEAIEQFLTEKPRVINVGLKKFTESITANGGKVVQYDWRPVAGGNSRLRKVLSVLR, from the coding sequence ATGCTTCAAACGATCATTAAAGAGAATTCATATCAAGATTCAGTGAATCTTATGCTTCTTACAAATAAAATTTCAACAATGGATGGCGTAAACAAAGTACAAATTATGATGGGAACACCTGCGAATAAAGATATCTTTAAAAATGCGGGTCTTCACACAGAAGAACTTGAAAAGGCAGCAGCTAATGATATGTGTATCGTAGTTGATACTGATTCTGAAGATACAATTCAAGTATTACTTGAAGAAGTAGACAACTATTTAAATAACCAAGCAATCAGTAGCAGCAAGCAAGATTTCGAAACTGTAAATACATGGAATAAAGCACTTAAAGAATTACCAAATGCTAACATTGCCATCATTTCAACTCCTGGTCAATATGCTGCTGAAGAAGCAGAAAAAGCATTAGATAATGATCTACACGTTCTTATTTTCAGTGATAACGTATCAATTGAAGACGAGCGCCGTATTAAAGAAAAAGCTCATGAAAAAGGTTTACTTGTAATGGGTCCTGACTGTGGTACTGAAATTGTTTCTGGTGTTCCTTTAGCTTTCGCAAACGTTGTTAAACAAGGAAAAATTGGAGTTGTTGGAGCTTCAGGTACTGGTATTCAAGAAGTTACAAAAGAAATTGATCGTTTAGGCGGTGGTGTTAGCCACGCAATCGGAACTGGTGGTCGTGACCTTTCAGAAAAAATTGGTGCGATTACAATGTTAGATGCTATCAGAGCATTAGCGGCACACAAACAAACAGAAATCATTACTCTTATTTCTAAGCCACCTGCAAAAGAAGTTCGTGATGAGGTTGTTCAATTACTTCAAAGTGTATCTAAACCAGTTGTTGCTATTTTCCTTGGAGAAGAGCCACATGATCACGAAGGAAATATCTACTATGCAAATACATTAGAAGAAACAGCAGCAATCTCTGTAGATCTTGCTAAAGGAAATGCAGTGAAACCAAACTACTATACAACTAACATTGAAGTACCAGCTGTAGATTTAAAACCAGAACAAAAAACAATTAAAGGACTATATTCTGGTGGTACTCTTGGATATGAAGCTGCAACTCTTATCAGCAGAGGTTTAAACCTTGAATCTAGCGATCATCATGAAGATGGATACCTATTAAAAGCAAACGGTTTTGAAGTAGCTGACTTAGGTGATGATATCTATACACAAGGTAAACCACATCCAATGATCGACCCTGATACAAGAATTAAATTCTTCCAAAAAGCAGCACAAGATGATTCAACTGCTATTATCTTATTTGATGTAGTTCTTGGTTACGGTTCTCATGAAGATATGGCCGGTGCATTAATCCCTGGCATCAAAAAAATCCAAGAAGATGCAAAAGCAAAAGGCAAAAACATTTACTTCGTAGGAACTGTTTGTGGTACAGACATCGATCCACAAGGTTTGGATGAACAAAAAGCTAAGCTTGAAGAAGCAGGTGTCATCTTAAGAGACAGTAATAACCAAGCAATTCGCACAGCTCTAGCTATGCTTAATATTCAAATAGAAGAAAAAGATAAAAAAGTCGTACCTGTTAAAGAAGCTGTTGAAAAAGTAGAAATTACAGTTTCTGAAGCAATTGAACAATTTTTAACTGAAAAACCTAGAGTAATTAACGTTGGATTAAAGAAATTTACTGAATCCATTACAGCAAATGGTGGTAAAGTTGTTCAATACGACTGGCGCCCAGTTGCTGGAGGTAATTCAAGATTACGCAAAGTGTTAAGTGTACTTCGTTAA
- a CDS encoding DUF1116 domain-containing protein has protein sequence MYGQFKTIDEANRAVIDKVVSGAPFLVDVVPAKSVIKELNGKVLLHAGPPIKWENMTSPMQGSCVGATLFEGWASNADEAFEMLKNGEIEFIPCHHVNAVGPMGGITSGNMPVLVVENRDGDNQAYCTMNEGIGAVLRFGAYSEEVINRLGWFRDVLGPTLSKALKVKGDGLNINVMIAKAITMGDEFHQRNIAGSLIFLKDIAPYILKTDATEKDKQDVIQFLADTDQFFLNIAMATSKAIMDTARQIQHGTVVTAMCRNGYEFGIRIAGMGDQWFTAPVNTPQGLFFTGYDQDMACRDMGDSAITETFGVGAMAMIAAPGVTRFVGAGGMDDAVSTSNDMMEICIDHNPNFSIPTWDFQGSCLGIDARKVVETGIEPIINTGIAHKEAGVGQIGAGTVRAPLACFEKAIDAYAVKLGLIEAE, from the coding sequence ATGTACGGACAATTTAAAACAATTGATGAAGCAAATAGAGCGGTTATTGATAAAGTTGTATCAGGCGCACCATTTTTAGTGGATGTAGTTCCGGCTAAATCTGTTATTAAAGAATTAAATGGAAAAGTATTACTTCATGCAGGACCGCCAATTAAATGGGAAAACATGACAAGCCCAATGCAAGGATCTTGCGTAGGTGCTACATTATTTGAAGGCTGGGCTTCAAATGCAGACGAAGCATTTGAGATGCTTAAAAATGGAGAAATTGAATTCATTCCTTGCCACCATGTAAATGCTGTTGGTCCAATGGGTGGAATTACATCAGGAAATATGCCAGTTCTTGTTGTAGAAAATCGTGACGGCGATAATCAAGCATACTGCACAATGAATGAAGGTATTGGGGCAGTTCTTCGTTTCGGAGCATACTCCGAGGAAGTAATCAACCGTCTTGGATGGTTTAGAGATGTTCTTGGTCCAACACTTTCTAAAGCACTTAAAGTTAAAGGTGACGGATTAAATATTAACGTTATGATCGCTAAAGCAATCACAATGGGTGATGAATTCCACCAACGTAACATTGCTGGATCACTTATTTTCCTTAAAGACATCGCTCCATACATTTTAAAAACGGATGCAACTGAAAAAGATAAACAAGATGTTATCCAATTCTTAGCTGATACTGACCAATTCTTCTTAAATATTGCAATGGCTACAAGTAAAGCAATTATGGATACAGCAAGACAAATTCAGCATGGTACGGTTGTAACAGCAATGTGCCGTAACGGTTACGAATTTGGTATTCGTATTGCAGGTATGGGTGATCAATGGTTCACAGCTCCTGTTAATACACCTCAAGGCTTATTCTTTACTGGATACGATCAAGATATGGCTTGCCGTGACATGGGTGACAGTGCGATCACTGAAACTTTCGGTGTTGGTGCAATGGCGATGATCGCTGCTCCTGGTGTTACACGTTTCGTAGGTGCTGGTGGTATGGATGATGCAGTTAGCACAAGTAATGATATGATGGAAATTTGTATCGACCATAACCCTAACTTCTCTATCCCAACTTGGGATTTCCAAGGTTCTTGTCTTGGAATCGATGCAAGAAAAGTTGTTGAAACTGGTATTGAACCAATTATCAACACTGGTATTGCACATAAAGAAGCTGGAGTTGGCCAAATCGGTGCAGGTACAGTACGCGCGCCATTAGCTTGCTTTGAAAAAGCAATTGATGCATATGCAGTAAAATTAGGTTTAATTGAAGCAGAATAA
- a CDS encoding HD domain-containing protein, producing MGVHQYFKSLSDLEKIYRCPGKFKFQEHSVASHSFKVTKIAQFLGTVEAQKGSQVNWQALYEKALNHDYNELFTGDIKTPVKYASAELRDLFSQVEEKMTQNFILKEFPKEYQHIYLERFKEGKDDTLEGKILSVADKVDLLYESFGEIQKGNPEPLFQEIYEESLLTILQFKEMESVKYFLQEILPDMLDEKFIKHSELNEVTKKLIKANLES from the coding sequence ATGGGAGTACATCAATATTTTAAAAGCTTATCTGATTTAGAAAAAATTTATCGTTGTCCCGGTAAATTTAAATTTCAAGAACATTCTGTAGCGAGCCATTCTTTTAAAGTTACAAAGATTGCTCAGTTCTTAGGGACAGTAGAGGCGCAAAAAGGTAGCCAGGTGAATTGGCAGGCTCTCTATGAAAAAGCTCTTAATCATGACTATAACGAACTTTTTACTGGGGATATAAAAACGCCTGTTAAATATGCATCTGCAGAGTTAAGAGATTTATTTAGTCAAGTTGAAGAAAAAATGACCCAAAATTTTATCCTTAAGGAATTTCCAAAAGAATATCAACACATCTATCTTGAGCGATTTAAAGAAGGTAAGGATGACACATTAGAGGGGAAAATACTATCTGTCGCTGATAAAGTGGACTTACTTTATGAATCTTTTGGAGAAATACAAAAAGGAAATCCAGAACCACTCTTTCAAGAGATTTATGAAGAGTCATTATTAACCATTCTTCAGTTTAAAGAAATGGAAAGTGTTAAATATTTTCTTCAAGAAATACTACCAGATATGCTTGATGAAAAGTTTATCAAGCATAGTGAGTTAAATGAGGTTACTAAAAAATTGATTAAAGCCAATTTGGAGTCTTAA
- the allE gene encoding (S)-ureidoglycine aminohydrolase, which translates to MGYPKDLLSSRSIIKHGLYALIAPEGLVNNVVPGFENCSMSILGSPKLGASFVDYIITMHEGGKNSEGFCGQDNVESFVYILGGKVKVTAGEEEFVLEESGYVYCPPGVKMYLENLEAGDSRLFLYKQKYKPLEGRKPWVVSGHANNIEYRDYDDMHNVHIKDLLPMELDFDMNFHILSFDPAASHPFIETHVQEHGAYLLSGEGMYNLDNEWIPVKKGDYIFMGPYVHQAAYAVGREPLTYVYSKDCNRDADL; encoded by the coding sequence ATGGGTTATCCAAAGGATTTACTTTCAAGCAGATCAATTATTAAACATGGCTTATATGCATTAATTGCACCAGAAGGTTTAGTAAATAATGTTGTTCCTGGTTTTGAAAACTGCTCAATGTCTATTTTAGGATCACCAAAACTTGGTGCAAGCTTTGTTGATTATATTATCACTATGCACGAAGGTGGAAAAAACAGTGAAGGATTCTGTGGACAAGATAATGTAGAATCATTTGTTTATATCCTTGGTGGAAAAGTAAAAGTAACAGCTGGTGAAGAGGAATTCGTTCTTGAAGAAAGCGGCTATGTATATTGCCCACCTGGAGTAAAAATGTACTTAGAAAACCTTGAAGCTGGTGATTCTCGTTTATTCTTATATAAACAAAAATATAAACCACTAGAAGGACGCAAGCCATGGGTTGTTTCTGGTCATGCTAACAATATCGAATACAGAGATTATGATGATATGCATAATGTTCATATTAAAGATCTATTACCTATGGAACTAGATTTCGATATGAATTTCCATATTCTATCTTTTGATCCTGCTGCAAGCCATCCATTTATCGAAACACATGTTCAAGAACATGGTGCATATCTACTATCTGGTGAAGGTATGTATAACCTTGATAATGAATGGATTCCAGTTAAAAAAGGCGATTACATTTTTATGGGACCATATGTTCATCAAGCAGCTTATGCAGTTGGTAGAGAGCCATTAACATATGTTTACTCTAAAGACTGCAATCGTGATGCGGACCTTTAA
- the allD gene encoding ureidoglycolate dehydrogenase, with product MRLSKEKLKELIANKLHKAGLSTEHADGVADVLVHADARGVHSHGAMRVEYYAERIAKGGLNNKPNFHFEKTGPSTAIFDGDNGVGHVAAKLAMDEAIKMAKENGVAIVGVKRIGHSGALSYFVQQAANENLIGISVCQSDPMVVPFGGAEPYYGTNPIAFAAPGKDGKHITFDMATTVQAWGKVLHARSKNEPIPDTWAVDSNGEPTTDPFKVNALLPIAGPKGYGLMMMVDVLSGILLGLPFGNKVSSMYHDLTEYRNLGQLHIVINPEYFVGLESFQEGISTTMKDLNNIKPASGFKQVSYPGQRSAEREKAYEENGIEIVDHIYEYLISDVIHNNVYDHKSPFAK from the coding sequence ATGAGGTTATCTAAGGAAAAATTAAAGGAACTAATTGCTAATAAACTTCATAAAGCAGGACTTTCAACTGAACATGCCGATGGAGTAGCCGATGTCCTTGTCCATGCCGATGCACGAGGCGTTCATTCCCATGGAGCAATGAGAGTGGAGTATTATGCAGAAAGAATTGCAAAGGGTGGATTAAATAATAAACCGAATTTTCATTTTGAAAAAACGGGTCCAAGTACGGCAATTTTTGATGGAGATAATGGTGTAGGTCATGTTGCTGCAAAGTTAGCAATGGATGAAGCGATAAAAATGGCAAAGGAAAACGGAGTGGCTATTGTAGGAGTAAAAAGAATTGGACATAGTGGAGCACTTTCTTATTTTGTACAACAAGCTGCAAATGAGAATTTAATCGGTATTTCTGTATGTCAGTCTGATCCTATGGTTGTTCCTTTCGGTGGAGCCGAACCATACTATGGTACGAATCCGATTGCCTTTGCTGCTCCTGGTAAGGACGGAAAGCATATTACTTTTGATATGGCTACAACAGTACAAGCATGGGGGAAAGTTCTTCATGCCCGTTCGAAAAATGAACCTATTCCCGATACATGGGCTGTTGACAGTAACGGAGAACCGACAACCGATCCATTTAAAGTAAATGCCTTACTGCCAATTGCTGGACCAAAAGGTTATGGACTGATGATGATGGTCGACGTATTATCTGGTATTTTATTAGGACTTCCATTTGGAAATAAGGTTTCATCTATGTATCACGATTTAACAGAATACAGAAACCTTGGACAGCTTCATATTGTCATTAACCCTGAATACTTCGTGGGTCTTGAAAGTTTTCAAGAAGGAATCTCAACTACGATGAAGGATTTAAATAATATTAAACCTGCCTCTGGCTTTAAACAGGTCTCCTATCCTGGACAAAGAAGTGCTGAAAGAGAAAAGGCCTATGAAGAGAACGGTATTGAGATTGTTGACCATATTTACGAGTATTTAATTTCTGATGTTATTCACAACAATGTGTATGATCACAAAAGCCCTTTCGCTAAATAA
- a CDS encoding CsbA family protein, with protein MLDKIIAAIFLPGILVVFFTRVTYNHFVGLILTVALIVASVYKGYTHTWALFIIDAASLTIGFYYANKMVNRNKNKGKKSESKNV; from the coding sequence GTGTTAGATAAAATCATTGCAGCTATCTTTTTACCTGGTATTCTCGTCGTCTTTTTTACCAGGGTCACTTATAATCATTTTGTCGGCTTGATTTTGACTGTTGCCTTAATTGTTGCCTCTGTCTATAAAGGCTACACGCATACATGGGCATTGTTTATTATTGATGCTGCATCATTAACTATTGGCTTTTACTATGCCAATAAAATGGTGAATCGAAATAAAAATAAGGGCAAAAAATCAGAAAGTAAAAACGTTTAA
- the allD gene encoding ureidoglycolate dehydrogenase, whose translation MRVTKDELKSLIKNKLQKAGLKEDHAALTADVLAFADERGIHSHGAMRVEYYAERIAKGGINTNPDFKFEKTGPSTGIFHGDGGSGHVAAKLAMDEAIAMAKENGVAIVGVRDISHSGAISYFTHQASKENVIGFSVCQSDPMVVPFGGAEPYYGTNPIAFAAPGNDDKSLTLDMATTVQAWGKILHARSKNVEIPDTWAVDKNGEPTTDPFNVNALLPIAGPKGYGLAMMVDVLSGILLGLPFGNKVSSMYENLSEYRKLGQLHIVINPEFFTGIKNFKDNVSQSMEDLNQIKPAPGFSKVLYPGQNNDVIIEEYSKNGIEIVDDIIDYLKSDVVHNNQYDHKGAFAK comes from the coding sequence TTGAGAGTAACTAAAGATGAATTAAAAAGTTTAATAAAAAATAAACTTCAAAAAGCTGGTCTTAAAGAAGATCATGCAGCATTAACAGCAGATGTTTTAGCATTCGCGGATGAAAGAGGTATTCATTCCCACGGAGCAATGCGTGTAGAGTACTATGCAGAAAGAATTGCAAAAGGTGGAATTAATACAAATCCTGATTTCAAATTTGAAAAAACTGGCCCGAGTACAGGTATTTTTCATGGCGATGGTGGTTCAGGACATGTTGCAGCTAAATTAGCTATGGATGAAGCAATTGCTATGGCAAAGGAAAATGGAGTGGCGATTGTAGGGGTACGAGATATTTCACATAGTGGTGCTATTTCTTACTTTACTCATCAAGCTTCAAAAGAAAATGTAATTGGTTTTTCTGTATGCCAATCTGATCCAATGGTTGTTCCATTCGGTGGTGCGGAACCTTATTATGGTACAAATCCAATTGCCTTTGCAGCACCTGGAAATGATGATAAAAGCCTTACTCTTGATATGGCAACAACTGTTCAGGCTTGGGGGAAAATTCTACATGCTCGTTCAAAAAATGTAGAAATTCCTGATACATGGGCAGTAGATAAAAATGGCGAACCGACAACGGATCCATTTAATGTGAATGCCTTATTACCAATTGCTGGTCCAAAAGGATATGGCCTAGCAATGATGGTAGACGTATTATCTGGAATTCTTCTTGGCTTACCATTTGGAAATAAAGTTTCTTCTATGTATGAGAACTTATCCGAATATCGCAAATTAGGTCAACTTCACATTGTAATTAATCCTGAGTTCTTTACTGGAATAAAAAACTTTAAGGACAATGTTTCTCAATCAATGGAAGACTTAAATCAAATTAAACCAGCTCCTGGTTTCTCTAAGGTTCTTTACCCAGGTCAAAACAATGACGTAATTATTGAAGAATATAGTAAAAATGGTATCGAAATTGTTGATGATATCATTGACTATTTAAAGTCTGATGTTGTTCATAACAATCAGTATGATCATAAAGGTGCATTTGCAAAATAA
- the allC gene encoding allantoate deiminase, with product MTDGTNGTVPQLDTLAADAEAKLNWLGEFGKDPDGGVSRLLYSKEWVEAQHALKEWIENEGLEARFDEIGNLFGTLKGKNTNETILTGSHVDTVKNGGKYDGQYGIIAGILALKYLKETYGQPLRNIEVVSMAEEEGSRFPYAFWGSKNIVGLAKREDVETIADFDGVPFVEAMKEAGFGFRDETKPARQDLKAFVEIHVEQGSVLETEKIPVAVVNNIVGQRRFTIEVTGEANHAGTTPMGYRKDAVFAASQMIFDIISMAKEVGDPLVATVGKIEAQPNIVNVVPGKAIFTIDVRHTDKDAIVSFTKQITDRMNEISKNHEVDTKIDMWMDADPVPMDEKIVEVMEKQCKENGLTYKVMHSGAGHDSQIFAPFVPTAMLFVPSVKGISHNPAEYTHPADLAEGVKALIGSLYELGYKE from the coding sequence ATGACAGACGGAACAAACGGAACAGTTCCTCAGCTAGATACACTTGCCGCAGATGCAGAAGCTAAATTGAATTGGCTTGGGGAGTTTGGTAAGGATCCAGATGGTGGCGTTTCGCGTCTTCTTTATTCCAAGGAATGGGTAGAAGCTCAACATGCTCTAAAAGAATGGATAGAGAATGAAGGGCTAGAGGCTCGGTTTGATGAAATTGGAAATTTGTTTGGTACATTAAAAGGTAAAAATACGAATGAGACAATTCTTACAGGGTCACATGTTGACACAGTAAAAAATGGTGGGAAATATGATGGGCAATATGGAATTATTGCCGGTATTTTAGCGTTAAAATACTTGAAAGAAACATATGGTCAACCATTACGTAATATTGAAGTTGTTTCAATGGCTGAAGAAGAAGGAAGCAGATTCCCTTATGCATTCTGGGGATCTAAAAACATCGTTGGATTAGCGAAACGCGAAGATGTTGAAACGATTGCAGACTTTGATGGTGTTCCATTTGTCGAAGCCATGAAGGAAGCAGGTTTTGGTTTCAGAGATGAAACAAAACCAGCACGTCAAGATTTGAAAGCATTTGTTGAAATTCATGTTGAACAAGGTAGTGTCCTTGAAACAGAAAAGATTCCTGTCGCTGTTGTTAATAATATTGTTGGACAACGTCGTTTTACTATTGAAGTAACAGGGGAAGCTAACCATGCAGGAACAACTCCAATGGGATATAGAAAAGATGCTGTGTTTGCTGCAAGTCAAATGATCTTTGATATTATTTCCATGGCAAAAGAAGTTGGCGATCCTCTTGTTGCAACGGTTGGTAAAATTGAAGCACAACCTAACATTGTTAATGTTGTACCTGGAAAAGCAATTTTTACAATAGATGTTCGTCATACGGATAAAGATGCGATTGTTTCATTCACAAAACAGATTACTGATCGTATGAATGAGATTTCTAAAAATCACGAAGTTGATACAAAAATCGATATGTGGATGGATGCAGATCCTGTTCCAATGGATGAGAAAATTGTTGAAGTGATGGAAAAACAGTGTAAGGAAAATGGTTTGACTTATAAGGTAATGCACAGTGGTGCAGGTCATGACTCACAAATTTTTGCACCGTTTGTTCCAACAGCAATGTTATTCGTACCAAGTGTTAAAGGGATTAGTCATAATCCTGCTGAATATACACATCCAGCTGATTTAGCTGAAGGTGTAAAGGCATTAATTGGTTCATTATATGAATTAGGATATAAAGAATAG